A window of the Fibrobacter sp. UWH6 genome harbors these coding sequences:
- the surE gene encoding 5'/3'-nucleotidase SurE encodes MQNTPRTRVLIVNDDGFKSGNLRALAAALSKVADVFVFAPETEQSGVSQAFTVRRGLRVKQVPVDETAPVATDGTKAWPYEFYSVSGTPADCAKFALGHFAKFGLSQEPEGCPGVSSAAGEFDVCFSGVNVGENSGVSSLYSGTVAGAREAALWGVPGVALSLRGCGGDLLETAVEFAVRVVKERLFEGIAPGTFWNVNFPKVKPADFKGFKAAVMAREMFTDHYSLVDAEDGSGDKLWLLDGDKLWNESPVDSDDYLLNQGYATITPHRINQTAYESLKLIDEMINEKLAEGGQV; translated from the coding sequence ATGCAAAATACCCCTAGAACACGTGTTCTCATCGTAAACGACGATGGGTTTAAGAGCGGCAATCTGCGCGCTCTTGCGGCTGCCTTGTCCAAGGTGGCTGATGTGTTCGTTTTTGCCCCCGAAACGGAGCAGAGCGGGGTCAGTCAGGCCTTTACCGTGCGCAGAGGTTTGCGCGTTAAACAGGTGCCCGTGGATGAAACCGCTCCCGTAGCAACCGACGGTACAAAAGCCTGGCCTTATGAATTCTATTCCGTGTCTGGCACACCTGCAGATTGCGCCAAGTTTGCCCTTGGTCACTTCGCAAAATTCGGGCTTTCCCAGGAACCGGAGGGTTGCCCGGGTGTAAGTTCTGCCGCAGGTGAATTCGACGTCTGTTTCTCTGGTGTGAACGTTGGCGAAAATTCCGGCGTCTCGTCCTTGTATTCCGGTACGGTTGCCGGTGCCCGCGAAGCCGCCCTGTGGGGTGTTCCCGGCGTTGCACTTTCCCTCCGCGGTTGTGGGGGAGACCTGCTGGAAACTGCTGTTGAATTTGCAGTTCGTGTGGTCAAGGAACGCCTTTTTGAAGGTATTGCGCCCGGTACTTTCTGGAATGTGAACTTCCCCAAGGTAAAGCCTGCGGACTTCAAGGGCTTCAAGGCTGCGGTCATGGCCCGCGAAATGTTTACGGACCATTATAGTCTGGTAGACGCAGAAGATGGCTCTGGCGACAAGCTGTGGCTGCTGGATGGCGACAAGTTGTGGAATGAATCCCCTGTGGATAGTGATGACTATCTGTTGAACCAGGGCTATGCGACTATTACGCCCCACCGCATCAACCAGACCGCCTACGAAAGTTTGAAATTAATAGATGAGATGATAAATGAAAAATTAGCGGAGGGTGGCCAAGTTTAG
- a CDS encoding ATP-binding protein: MIRRQIKDFLLKSASQYPVVLVHGPRQSGKTTLCRDTFADKPYISLENPDTRERALQDPRGFFKSIPNGAILDEIQNVPHLLSYMQQIVDESNQKGLFIVTGSNNFALQQAVTQTLAGRVAMLKLLPFSLDEIKELNANDSIDSLILSGGYPRYITERPDRFFFYQNYISTYVERDVRQIVNIKDAALFHRFLVLCAGRIGSILDYTSLSNDCGINVRTAKEWLSILEASFIGFTLNPWYMNRTKRLIKSPKFYFYDTGLACALLGIAEESQLNRDPLRGNLFENLVILERMKRSFNCAEQKNFWYYRTSDGKEIDLVEETGRILTPFEIKSSETFNSEFVKNFGVFEKEYPEMCGEKTVVYAGKESFEFKGVQVKNFRP, translated from the coding sequence ATGATTAGGCGCCAAATCAAAGACTTCCTGTTAAAGTCTGCTTCGCAATACCCGGTCGTTCTGGTTCATGGTCCCAGGCAATCCGGAAAAACTACTCTTTGTCGCGACACTTTCGCCGACAAACCCTACATTTCTCTAGAAAATCCTGACACCAGGGAAAGAGCTTTGCAGGATCCCCGGGGGTTCTTCAAAAGTATCCCCAATGGGGCCATTCTTGATGAAATTCAAAATGTTCCCCATTTGCTATCCTATATGCAGCAGATTGTCGATGAATCAAATCAAAAGGGTTTGTTCATTGTCACGGGCAGTAATAATTTTGCATTACAGCAAGCTGTGACTCAGACTCTTGCCGGTCGTGTCGCCATGCTTAAACTGCTGCCTTTTTCCCTGGACGAAATCAAGGAACTGAACGCAAATGATTCCATCGACAGTCTAATTCTTTCGGGAGGGTACCCCCGCTATATAACGGAACGTCCAGACAGGTTCTTCTTTTACCAGAATTACATTTCAACCTATGTTGAGCGGGATGTTCGCCAAATTGTCAATATAAAGGATGCGGCTCTTTTTCATAGATTCCTTGTTCTTTGCGCTGGACGAATCGGCTCCATATTGGATTACACTTCCCTTTCTAACGATTGCGGAATCAACGTTAGGACAGCGAAGGAATGGTTGTCGATTCTTGAGGCTTCGTTTATCGGCTTTACATTAAATCCGTGGTACATGAATAGGACTAAACGCTTGATAAAATCGCCCAAGTTCTATTTCTACGATACTGGGCTTGCATGTGCCTTGCTAGGAATTGCCGAAGAATCACAATTAAACCGCGATCCTTTGCGTGGCAATCTTTTTGAAAACCTTGTGATTCTTGAAAGAATGAAGCGTTCGTTTAATTGCGCGGAGCAGAAAAATTTCTGGTATTATAGAACCAGTGACGGCAAGGAAATTGACCTTGTTGAAGAAACTGGAAGGATCCTGACTCCTTTTGAAATAAAGTCTTCGGAAACTTTCAATTCGGAATTCGTCAAAAACTTTGGTGTCTTTGAAAAGGAATATCCCGAAATGTGTGGCGAAAAAACGGTCGTTTATGCAGGCAAAGAAAGTTTTGAATTCAAAGGTGTTCAAGTCAAAAATTTTAGACCGTAG
- a CDS encoding FISUMP domain-containing protein, translated as MKKNFLTSVAFALALGLVACDDSSSGAGPDPVAEVSSSSGDEAISSSEKASSGGSSVSSSNSKGNESASSSSEQMNSSFESGKNSSSSVVESSSSEGCPFNGRNEDGSADLAANCCNGDTAIVMSGVYTQYFTCKYDFWLRDSVGGQDTVKPYVPHPNMEKQFASKIDYETFVDERDGQEYKIVTIKKHFDGAGDGVDEQYTFFAENLNLGKQILANATEFSDSIVEKVCYNDDEWYCDNGFGGLYTWSEAMNIPKKYDTVAVEKLDTTYFDNGKYIDQHIQGICPKGWHIMEENEWRFLGGGAMVNSRAVWNGQDYYGFSLLPVGYSFQGKFYGYGEFARAWLPALSKKRDDMGRTVLTSDTDAYTLYDSGLERYGYQPVRCTKDY; from the coding sequence ATGAAAAAGAATTTCTTGACAAGTGTTGCGTTTGCGCTTGCTTTGGGCCTTGTGGCCTGTGATGACAGTTCCAGCGGTGCCGGACCGGACCCGGTAGCGGAAGTATCGTCTTCCAGTGGCGACGAAGCAATCTCTAGTAGTGAAAAGGCGTCTTCCGGTGGCAGTTCGGTTTCGTCTAGCAACTCTAAGGGTAACGAATCAGCTAGTTCGAGTAGTGAACAAATGAACTCCAGCTTTGAAAGCGGCAAGAATAGTAGCTCGTCGGTGGTTGAGTCGAGTTCCTCTGAAGGGTGCCCTTTTAATGGTCGAAATGAAGATGGTAGTGCTGATCTGGCTGCAAACTGTTGTAATGGTGATACGGCTATAGTGATGAGTGGCGTATACACTCAATATTTTACTTGTAAATATGATTTTTGGCTTAGAGACTCCGTTGGTGGACAAGATACTGTAAAACCCTATGTCCCACACCCCAATATGGAAAAACAGTTTGCATCAAAAATTGATTATGAAACATTTGTCGATGAACGCGATGGTCAGGAATATAAGATTGTTACTATTAAAAAGCATTTTGATGGTGCTGGTGATGGCGTCGACGAACAGTACACTTTTTTTGCCGAAAATCTGAATTTGGGAAAACAGATATTGGCTAATGCAACTGAATTTAGCGACTCGATTGTGGAAAAGGTCTGCTATAATGATGATGAATGGTATTGCGACAATGGATTCGGTGGTCTCTATACATGGAGCGAGGCCATGAATATTCCTAAAAAATATGACACAGTAGCCGTCGAAAAACTCGATACGACATATTTTGACAATGGCAAATACATTGATCAACACATTCAGGGAATATGCCCGAAGGGGTGGCATATCATGGAAGAAAATGAGTGGCGTTTTTTGGGGGGCGGAGCCATGGTTAATTCGAGAGCTGTTTGGAATGGACAGGATTATTATGGTTTCTCGCTTCTTCCGGTAGGATATTCTTTTCAGGGAAAATTTTATGGGTATGGAGAATTTGCAAGAGCTTGGCTTCCGGCTTTGAGTAAAAAACGAGATGATATGGGAAGGACCGTTTTGACGAGTGATACGGATGCTTATACTCTGTATGATTCAGGTCTAGAACGATATGGTTATCAACCCGTCCGCTGCACGAAGGACTACTAG
- a CDS encoding TrmH family RNA methyltransferase, which produces MFSEKKFLATKDSSKNKRMAELLRVIILQLGDDVPRARREFETYAEWMKLPAEETLVGKNQAQMIDLYKTFRTRAGLGFERDVYLEQEPGDRQEAAEKPIQFAVLVHNLRSAFNVGSIIRSTDCFGLEGVHLSGYSCSPDHVTVKSAARGCQEWIPIKRWEDPFDCINWHKENGYEIIALETGENIPDINKVTWPEKGLIILGNEELGIAPEIMAATTMKVTIPMAGRKASMNVAGAFAIMAFKIRSSYSA; this is translated from the coding sequence ATGTTCTCTGAAAAGAAATTTCTCGCCACAAAGGATTCCTCCAAGAATAAGCGTATGGCGGAACTTCTCCGCGTCATCATCCTCCAGCTGGGGGATGACGTTCCCCGCGCTCGTCGTGAATTCGAGACCTATGCGGAATGGATGAAGCTTCCTGCAGAAGAAACTTTGGTAGGGAAGAACCAGGCTCAGATGATTGACCTGTACAAGACCTTCCGTACCCGCGCAGGCCTTGGCTTTGAACGTGACGTCTATCTGGAACAGGAACCGGGTGACCGTCAGGAAGCCGCGGAAAAACCTATTCAGTTTGCTGTGTTGGTTCATAACCTTCGCAGTGCCTTTAACGTGGGTTCCATCATTCGAAGCACCGACTGCTTCGGCCTGGAAGGCGTACACCTCAGCGGATATAGTTGCAGTCCCGATCATGTGACCGTGAAAAGTGCCGCCCGCGGCTGCCAGGAATGGATTCCCATCAAGCGCTGGGAAGATCCTTTTGACTGCATCAACTGGCACAAAGAAAACGGCTACGAGATTATCGCCCTTGAAACCGGCGAAAACATTCCTGATATAAACAAAGTAACGTGGCCGGAAAAGGGCCTGATTATCTTGGGTAACGAAGAACTGGGTATCGCTCCCGAAATCATGGCCGCCACCACCATGAAGGTGACCATTCCCATGGCAGGCCGCAAGGCCAGCATGAACGTGGCCGGAGCATTCGCCATCATGGCGTTTAAGATCCGCTCGAGCTATTCTGCATAA